One Methylocaldum marinum DNA window includes the following coding sequences:
- a CDS encoding radical SAM/SPASM domain-containing protein, with translation MSAVPRWTDAEPLARLLVRQAAGDAKPRSPQVHLLARSGIPQLWVVNGSRLYDLPPELTDRFAAVLDAGDETALAGLLGTVGLTAAPAIDDTPLAHPPLHALSLAVAQACNLGCSYCYAQQGSFGGPAKQMPLTVARQAVDQLLAEAAPGTKVNLAFLGGEPLANRAVLRATTDYAATKAAARGVSINFSITTNGTLLEPSDAEFFEAHGFAVTVSLDGSREVHDRLRPFKNGSGSFDRILARTRPLLERQRRMQVSVRITVTPANLDLPATLDEFITLGFHSVGFSPLLRSVNGAAEMRPTDLETMLEAMIACGLATERAILGGRRYPFLNLVNALRELHRGTHRPYPCGAGAGYFGVSAEGELAACHRFVDDEQGRMGHLAAGPDPARQTAWLAERHVHRQEPCQSCWARYLCGGGCHHEVLARGRTACDFIRGWLHYTMQAYGRLSRLCPNWFDAAPEHRAGL, from the coding sequence ATGAGCGCCGTTCCGCGATGGACCGATGCCGAACCGCTGGCCCGCCTCCTGGTACGGCAGGCGGCGGGCGATGCCAAACCCCGCTCGCCGCAGGTACACCTGCTGGCGCGGAGCGGCATCCCGCAGTTGTGGGTAGTGAATGGCTCGCGGCTGTACGACCTGCCTCCCGAACTAACGGACCGCTTTGCCGCCGTGCTGGACGCGGGCGACGAAACGGCCCTGGCCGGGCTGCTCGGCACTGTTGGCCTGACCGCGGCGCCCGCCATCGACGACACGCCCCTCGCCCATCCGCCGCTGCACGCCTTATCCCTGGCGGTGGCGCAAGCCTGCAACCTGGGCTGTAGCTATTGCTACGCGCAGCAAGGCAGTTTCGGCGGTCCCGCCAAACAAATGCCCCTGACCGTAGCGCGTCAAGCGGTGGACCAGCTGCTGGCCGAAGCCGCGCCAGGCACCAAGGTCAATCTGGCCTTCCTGGGCGGCGAACCCTTGGCGAACAGAGCAGTGTTGCGGGCCACCACCGACTATGCGGCGACGAAAGCGGCGGCGCGGGGCGTGTCCATTAACTTTTCCATAACCACCAATGGCACCTTGCTGGAACCGTCGGACGCGGAATTCTTCGAGGCCCATGGATTCGCGGTCACAGTGAGCCTGGACGGCAGCCGGGAGGTCCACGACCGGCTGCGGCCCTTCAAGAACGGTTCGGGCAGCTTCGACCGCATCCTAGCCCGGACCCGCCCCTTGTTGGAACGGCAGCGCCGGATGCAGGTATCGGTCCGCATTACTGTTACCCCCGCCAACCTCGACCTGCCCGCAACCCTGGATGAATTCATCACGCTGGGGTTCCACAGCGTCGGCTTCTCGCCCCTCCTGCGCTCGGTCAATGGCGCGGCGGAAATGCGGCCGACGGATCTGGAGACGATGCTGGAAGCGATGATTGCCTGCGGGCTGGCCACCGAGCGGGCAATCCTCGGCGGGCGGCGCTATCCCTTTCTCAACCTGGTCAACGCACTGCGGGAACTGCACCGGGGTACCCACCGGCCCTATCCGTGCGGGGCAGGGGCGGGCTATTTTGGGGTGTCGGCGGAAGGGGAACTGGCAGCCTGCCATCGCTTTGTGGATGACGAGCAAGGCCGGATGGGCCATCTAGCGGCTGGACCCGATCCCGCCCGGCAAACGGCATGGCTGGCCGAGCGCCATGTCCACCGCCAGGAGCCGTGCCAAAGCTGCTGGGCGCGGTATCTCTGCGGCGGCGGCTGCCATCATGAAGTATTGGCGCGGGGCCGCACCGCCTGCGACTTCATCCGGGGCTGGCTGCATTACACCATGCAAGCCTATGGCCGCTTATCCCGCCTCTGCCCAAACTGGTTCGACGCAGCCCCGGAGCACCGTGCCGGCCTATGA